In Sphingomonas sp. Leaf357, a single genomic region encodes these proteins:
- the rpsB gene encoding 30S ribosomal protein S2: MAAPVVSMQQLLETGAHFGHQTHRWNPKMKPYIFGDRNGVHILDLSQTVPLFARALEFVAASTAAGGKVLFVGTKRQAQDPVADAARRSGQHFVNHRWLGGMLTNWKTISNSIKRLKTLEEQLSGDTHGLTKKEVLQLTREKDKLELSLGGIRDMGGIPDVMFVIDANKEELAIKEANTLGIPVVAILDSNVSPDGIAFPVPANDDASRAIRLYCEAIAIAATRGGQQEQARRVDVGSLEQPPVEEALTVAPVEASPSVAADTSVTEADFAAADPETPAASTEPETAVEGERQIDA, from the coding sequence ATGGCGGCACCTGTCGTCTCGATGCAGCAATTGCTCGAAACTGGCGCGCACTTCGGACACCAGACGCACCGCTGGAACCCGAAGATGAAGCCCTACATCTTTGGCGACCGTAACGGCGTCCACATCCTCGATCTGTCGCAGACCGTCCCGCTGTTCGCCCGCGCGCTCGAATTCGTCGCCGCCTCGACCGCCGCTGGCGGCAAGGTGCTGTTCGTCGGCACGAAGCGCCAGGCGCAGGATCCGGTTGCGGATGCCGCCCGTCGTTCGGGCCAGCACTTCGTCAACCATCGCTGGCTGGGCGGCATGCTCACCAACTGGAAGACGATCAGCAACTCGATCAAGCGCCTCAAGACGCTCGAAGAGCAGCTGTCCGGCGACACGCACGGCCTGACCAAGAAGGAAGTCCTGCAGCTGACGCGCGAGAAGGACAAGCTGGAGCTTTCGCTCGGCGGCATCCGCGACATGGGCGGAATTCCGGACGTGATGTTCGTGATCGACGCCAACAAGGAAGAGCTGGCGATCAAGGAAGCCAACACGCTGGGTATTCCGGTCGTTGCGATCCTCGATTCGAACGTCTCGCCCGACGGCATCGCTTTCCCGGTTCCGGCGAACGACGACGCGAGCCGTGCTATCCGCCTGTATTGCGAAGCGATCGCCATCGCCGCGACGCGTGGCGGCCAGCAGGAGCAGGCCCGTCGCGTCGACGTGGGTTCGCTCGAGCAGCCCCCGGTCGAGGAAGCGCTGACGGTTGCCCCGGTCGAGGCTTCGCCTTCGGTTGCGGCCGATACGTCGGTGACCGAGGCGGATTTCGCCGCTGCCGATCCGGAAACCCCGGCGGCTTCGACCGAGCCGGAAACGGCGGTCGAAGGCGAGCGCCAGATCGACGCGTAA
- a CDS encoding isoprenyl transferase, translating to MGEASGGPSHLPRHVAIIMDGNGRWAKKRFLPRLAGHKAGVEAVRKVTRAARALGIEALTLYAFSSENWRRPEEEVSDLMGLLRIFIRSDLDELARENVRLRVIGDYRRFLPDLVKLVDDAIARTASNDGPILAIALNYGAQAEIAAAARALAAKVAAGDLAADAIDEAAIERELDTHDLPPLDLMIRTSGEIRLSNFLLWQAAYAELLFVDTLWPDFDGAALEQAVATFGQRQRRFGGL from the coding sequence GTGGGTGAGGCGTCGGGCGGACCGTCGCATTTGCCGCGCCATGTCGCCATCATCATGGACGGCAACGGGCGCTGGGCGAAAAAGCGTTTCCTGCCGCGGCTCGCCGGACACAAGGCCGGGGTCGAGGCGGTGCGCAAGGTGACGCGGGCCGCGCGCGCGCTCGGGATCGAGGCGCTGACGCTCTACGCCTTCTCCTCCGAGAATTGGCGGCGGCCGGAGGAAGAGGTCAGCGACCTGATGGGGTTGCTGCGCATCTTCATCCGCAGCGATCTGGACGAACTGGCGCGCGAGAACGTGCGGCTGCGCGTGATCGGCGATTACCGCCGCTTCTTGCCCGATCTGGTCAAGCTGGTCGACGATGCGATCGCGCGCACCGCGAGCAATGACGGGCCGATCCTGGCGATCGCGCTCAATTACGGCGCGCAGGCGGAGATCGCCGCCGCCGCGCGCGCGCTGGCGGCCAAGGTCGCGGCGGGCGACCTCGCCGCCGATGCGATCGACGAGGCCGCGATCGAGCGCGAACTCGACACGCACGATCTGCCGCCGCTCGATCTGATGATCCGCACGTCGGGCGAAATCCGGTTGTCGAATTTCCTGCTGTGGCAGGCGGCCTATGCCGAGTTGCTGTTCGTCGACACGCTCTGGCCCGATTTCGACGGCGCCGCGCTCGAACAGGCAGTGGCGACGTTCGGCCAGCGTCAACGGCGCTTCGGCGGCCTGTGA
- the frr gene encoding ribosome recycling factor, with protein sequence MAAYDKADLERRMAGSVEALKSDLVGLRTGRASTSLLDPVTVEVYGAHMPLNQLATVSVPEPRMLSVQVWDKMNVGPVDKAIRSAGLGLNPIVDGTTLRLPIPDLTEERRKELAKLAGKYAEDARIAARNVRRDGMDSLKTDEKKGLFGEDDRKKLETEVQKLTDKTIADIDAAASAKEKEILGK encoded by the coding sequence ATGGCCGCATACGATAAAGCCGATCTCGAACGCCGCATGGCCGGTAGCGTCGAGGCGTTGAAGAGCGATCTGGTGGGGCTGCGCACAGGGCGTGCCTCCACCTCGCTGCTCGATCCCGTGACGGTCGAGGTGTACGGCGCGCACATGCCGCTTAACCAGCTCGCGACCGTGTCCGTGCCCGAGCCGCGCATGCTATCGGTTCAGGTGTGGGACAAGATGAACGTCGGCCCGGTCGACAAGGCGATCCGTTCGGCCGGCCTCGGCCTCAACCCGATCGTCGACGGCACGACGCTGCGCCTGCCGATCCCGGACCTGACCGAGGAACGCCGCAAGGAACTGGCCAAGCTGGCCGGCAAATATGCCGAGGACGCCCGCATCGCCGCACGCAACGTGCGCCGCGACGGCATGGATTCGCTGAAGACCGACGAAAAGAAGGGCCTGTTCGGCGAGGACGATCGCAAGAAGCTCGAGACCGAGGTCCAGAAGCTCACCGACAAGACGATCGCCGATATCGATGCGGCGGCGTCGGCCAAGGAAAAGGAAATCCTGGGCAAGTGA
- a CDS encoding tetratricopeptide repeat-containing sulfotransferase family protein, giving the protein MTQPDPAAAFQTEITRAQAHVDAQHWREAIDALERALRLRPDADGAWRALGDARRAAGDGAGASFAHDRAASLSISRPPLGDALVAIDGNRLATAEQIVRERLRTAPTDVAAIAVLADIAARAGRFADAVRFLNHALEIAPDHERARGQLARVRYGSRDLPEALAEFDRLLLLNPKHHGYRNLRAATLDLLGDYPGAVSAYNDMLADDAAQPLVWMTLGNVLKTIGDVPAAIAAFRRSLELAPETGESWWGLANLKSFAFDEADIAAMQAELARPALSDVNRICLEFALGKALEDHGRYPDSFAHYSAGNRLQQAHAPHDPEHLSTFARRCEALFTPDFFTARVGSGDPAPDPIFVLGMPRSGSTLVEQILASHPAIEGTMELPELPRIVRLLGGIGDPATMPYPDSIAKLSAAQLAGLGAEYLHRAARWRNTDRPFFIDKLPMNFMSVGLIRLILPNAKIVDVRRHPLGCGFSVFKQYFPTGQSFATSIEHVGRFYADYVRLMRSWDARLPGFVHRVMYEDLIADAETEVRRLLDFLGLPFDPACLEFHASTRAVRTPSAEQVRQPIYTEAVDHWRHYEAWLGPMKDALGDVLTRYPEVP; this is encoded by the coding sequence ATGACCCAACCCGATCCCGCCGCCGCTTTCCAAACCGAGATCACCAGGGCGCAGGCGCATGTCGATGCACAGCATTGGCGCGAGGCGATCGACGCGCTGGAGCGCGCCTTGCGCCTTCGGCCCGACGCGGACGGTGCCTGGCGTGCGCTCGGTGACGCCAGGCGGGCGGCCGGCGACGGGGCGGGGGCCTCGTTCGCGCACGATCGCGCCGCGAGCCTGTCGATCTCCCGGCCGCCGCTCGGCGACGCGCTGGTCGCGATCGACGGCAACCGGCTGGCGACGGCGGAACAGATCGTGCGTGAACGGTTGCGCACCGCGCCGACCGACGTCGCCGCGATCGCGGTGTTGGCGGACATCGCCGCCCGGGCCGGACGTTTCGCGGATGCGGTGCGGTTCCTGAATCACGCGCTGGAGATCGCGCCAGATCACGAGCGGGCGCGCGGCCAGCTTGCGCGGGTCCGATACGGGAGCCGCGATCTTCCCGAGGCCCTGGCGGAGTTCGATCGGCTGCTGCTGCTGAACCCGAAACATCACGGCTATCGCAACCTGCGTGCCGCGACGCTGGATCTGCTCGGCGATTATCCGGGCGCGGTCTCGGCGTATAACGACATGCTCGCCGATGATGCGGCCCAGCCGCTGGTGTGGATGACGCTCGGCAACGTCCTAAAGACGATCGGCGACGTCCCTGCCGCCATCGCCGCGTTTCGACGCAGTCTGGAATTGGCACCGGAAACCGGGGAAAGCTGGTGGGGCCTGGCCAATTTGAAGTCGTTCGCGTTCGACGAGGCCGATATCGCCGCGATGCAGGCGGAACTGGCGCGCCCGGCGCTGAGCGACGTCAACCGCATCTGCCTGGAATTCGCTCTGGGCAAGGCTCTGGAAGATCACGGCCGGTATCCCGATTCCTTTGCCCATTACAGCGCCGGCAACCGGCTGCAGCAGGCTCACGCCCCGCACGATCCCGAACATCTGTCGACCTTCGCCCGGCGCTGCGAGGCTCTTTTCACGCCGGATTTCTTCACCGCGCGCGTCGGCAGCGGCGATCCCGCGCCCGACCCGATCTTCGTCCTGGGCATGCCGCGTTCGGGCTCGACTTTGGTCGAACAGATCCTCGCCAGCCATCCAGCGATCGAGGGCACGATGGAATTGCCCGAACTTCCACGCATCGTCCGCCTGTTGGGGGGTATCGGCGATCCGGCGACGATGCCCTATCCCGACAGCATCGCCAAGCTTTCCGCCGCGCAACTCGCCGGGCTGGGCGCGGAATATCTGCATCGCGCGGCGCGCTGGCGAAACACGGATCGGCCGTTCTTCATCGACAAATTACCGATGAACTTCATGTCGGTCGGGCTGATCCGCCTGATCCTGCCCAACGCGAAGATCGTCGATGTGCGCCGTCATCCGCTCGGTTGCGGTTTTTCGGTGTTCAAGCAATATTTCCCGACCGGGCAGAGCTTTGCCACGTCGATCGAGCATGTCGGGCGCTTCTATGCCGATTACGTGCGGCTGATGCGATCGTGGGATGCGCGGTTGCCCGGTTTCGTCCATCGGGTGATGTACGAAGACCTCATCGCCGATGCCGAGACTGAAGTGCGGCGGCTGCTCGATTTTCTTGGGCTCCCGTTCGATCCGGCCTGCCTCGAATTCCACGCCAGCACCCGCGCCGTCCGCACGCCGAGCGCGGAACAGGTGCGGCAGCCGATCTACACAGAAGCCGTCGATCATTGGCGTCACTACGAGGCGTGGCTGGGTCCGATGAAGGATGCGCTCGGCGACGTCCTCACGCGCTATCCCGAGGTGCCGTAG
- the pyrH gene encoding UMP kinase, which yields MGEGGLAIDPAVTARVAQEIADAKNQGFELCVVVGGGNIFRGMAGAARGMDRATGDYMGMLATVMNALAVQNALEQINVETRVQSAIPMASVCEPFIRRRAMRHLEKGRVVIFAAGTGSPFFTTDSGAALRAAEMKCDALFKGTSVDGVYDADPKTVPTAKRYDTVSYDTVLADNLKVMDASAIALCRDNDIPIVVFNIRDHGNLAAVLAGEGISTTVKKEG from the coding sequence ATGGGAGAGGGTGGTCTGGCGATCGATCCGGCCGTGACGGCGCGCGTCGCCCAGGAGATCGCCGATGCCAAGAACCAGGGATTCGAGCTTTGCGTCGTGGTCGGCGGCGGCAACATCTTCCGCGGCATGGCCGGCGCGGCGCGCGGCATGGACCGGGCGACCGGCGACTATATGGGCATGCTCGCCACCGTCATGAACGCGCTCGCCGTGCAGAACGCGCTCGAGCAGATCAATGTCGAGACGCGCGTGCAATCCGCGATCCCGATGGCCAGCGTGTGCGAGCCGTTCATCCGCCGCCGCGCGATGCGGCATCTCGAAAAGGGCCGGGTGGTGATCTTCGCCGCCGGCACCGGCAGCCCGTTCTTCACCACCGACAGCGGTGCCGCGCTGCGCGCCGCCGAGATGAAGTGCGACGCTCTGTTCAAGGGCACGTCGGTGGACGGGGTGTACGACGCCGATCCCAAGACCGTTCCGACCGCCAAGCGTTACGATACCGTGAGTTACGACACCGTGCTTGCAGACAATCTCAAGGTGATGGACGCCAGCGCCATCGCCCTGTGCCGCGACAACGACATTCCGATCGTCGTGTTCAACATCCGCGATCACGGCAATCTCGCCGCGGTGCTGGCGGGTGAGGGCATTTCGACGACCGTTAAGAAGGAGGGCTGA
- a CDS encoding FAD-dependent oxidoreductase, giving the protein MVETEVAIIGGGPAGMMAGLLFARAGVKTLVLEKHADFLRDFRGDTVHPSTLRIFHDLGLLNELLARPHQKVEQLGARIAGRDLTMVDFRHLPVPAPYIALMPQWEFLDFVAEAAARYPAFSLRRRCEGMDLIEDRGRVIGVRTGDGEEVRARLVIACDGRDSRHRGGLPVTDIGAPMDVFWFRIPKTERATNDSMGVFDTGRIFVLIDRGDYWQCAFVFPKGGAEKVRGEGLAAFVDRVRAVGAETARVGESVTRWDDVKLLTVTVDRLAQWHRPGLLVIGDAAHAMSPIGGVGINLAVQDAVATANLLAGPIAAGRDPDPLLHKVRDRRIGAVRITQGLQKLVQNRIIAPVLSATEPMERPPLVARMIDRVPPLRRIPARIVGMGFRPEQIRSPDAGERT; this is encoded by the coding sequence ATGGTCGAGACGGAAGTGGCGATAATCGGCGGCGGACCGGCCGGAATGATGGCCGGTCTGCTGTTCGCCCGGGCCGGCGTGAAGACGCTGGTGCTGGAGAAGCATGCGGATTTCCTGCGGGATTTTCGCGGCGATACGGTGCACCCGTCGACGCTCAGGATCTTCCACGACCTTGGCCTGCTGAACGAGTTGCTCGCGCGGCCGCACCAGAAGGTCGAGCAGCTCGGGGCACGGATCGCCGGGCGCGATCTGACGATGGTCGATTTTCGCCACCTGCCGGTGCCGGCACCGTACATCGCGTTGATGCCGCAATGGGAATTCCTCGATTTCGTGGCCGAGGCGGCGGCGCGCTATCCGGCCTTCTCGCTGCGCAGGCGTTGCGAGGGGATGGATCTGATCGAGGATCGGGGCCGCGTCATCGGCGTGCGGACCGGGGACGGGGAGGAGGTGCGCGCCAGGCTGGTGATCGCCTGCGACGGGCGGGATTCGCGACATCGCGGCGGCTTGCCGGTCACCGATATCGGCGCGCCGATGGATGTCTTTTGGTTCCGCATCCCCAAGACCGAGCGGGCGACCAACGATTCGATGGGCGTGTTCGATACCGGACGGATCTTCGTACTGATCGATCGCGGCGACTATTGGCAATGCGCGTTCGTCTTTCCCAAGGGCGGTGCGGAAAAGGTGCGGGGCGAGGGGTTGGCCGCATTCGTCGATCGCGTCCGCGCCGTGGGTGCGGAAACCGCGCGGGTCGGCGAGAGCGTGACGCGTTGGGACGATGTGAAACTGCTGACCGTGACGGTCGACCGGCTCGCGCAATGGCATCGCCCGGGTCTGCTGGTGATCGGCGATGCGGCGCATGCGATGTCGCCGATCGGCGGCGTCGGCATCAATCTGGCGGTGCAGGATGCGGTGGCGACGGCGAACCTGCTCGCCGGGCCGATCGCGGCGGGGCGCGACCCCGATCCGCTGCTGCACAAGGTCCGCGATCGGCGGATCGGTGCGGTAAGGATCACTCAGGGTCTACAGAAGCTGGTGCAGAACCGGATTATCGCCCCGGTGCTGAGTGCGACCGAACCGATGGAACGGCCGCCCTTGGTGGCGCGGATGATTGACCGGGTCCCCCCGCTGCGCCGGATCCCGGCTCGCATCGTTGGGATGGGATTCCGGCCGGAACAGATCCGCTCGCCGGATGCCGGCGAGCGGACCTGA
- a CDS encoding phosphatidate cytidylyltransferase, protein MNGAKRSSDLPVRAVTGVAMIAVAATALWAGGIWFWLLCVAGAIVMMGEWADLVGAGAAHKRIAQFSLSVPLATMAPPSLILEVHYFFTLGLLAGAAFFAVIVTRRRDLAAGLVYCGLPVLALVFLRRQDAGIVFTLWALALVWACDIGAYFSGRTIGGPKLAPGISPNKTWAGLIGGVVAASLFAGVMHIEYGLPWRMTLATPVLAVLAQGGDLFESWLKRRAGVKDSGSILPGHGGVLDRLDGLVPVAPLAAFLLILPRFYT, encoded by the coding sequence GTGAACGGGGCGAAACGCTCGTCCGATCTGCCCGTCCGTGCCGTCACGGGCGTGGCGATGATCGCGGTCGCCGCCACGGCCTTGTGGGCGGGCGGGATCTGGTTCTGGCTGCTCTGCGTCGCTGGCGCGATCGTGATGATGGGCGAATGGGCCGATCTGGTCGGTGCCGGGGCGGCGCACAAGCGGATCGCGCAGTTCAGCCTGTCGGTGCCGCTGGCGACGATGGCGCCGCCGTCCTTGATCCTCGAGGTGCATTATTTCTTCACGCTGGGGCTGCTCGCCGGCGCCGCGTTCTTCGCGGTGATCGTCACGCGGCGGCGCGATCTGGCGGCCGGCTTGGTCTATTGCGGATTGCCGGTGCTGGCATTGGTGTTCCTGCGCCGGCAGGATGCCGGGATCGTCTTCACGCTCTGGGCACTGGCGCTGGTTTGGGCGTGTGACATCGGCGCCTATTTTTCCGGTCGCACGATCGGCGGGCCGAAGCTCGCGCCTGGGATCAGCCCCAACAAGACGTGGGCCGGGCTGATCGGCGGCGTCGTCGCGGCAAGCCTGTTCGCAGGTGTGATGCATATCGAGTACGGCCTGCCGTGGCGCATGACGCTGGCGACTCCGGTGCTGGCCGTTCTGGCGCAGGGCGGAGACCTGTTCGAAAGCTGGTTGAAGCGCCGTGCCGGCGTCAAGGATAGCGGATCGATCCTGCCCGGCCATGGCGGCGTGCTTGATCGGCTCGACGGCCTCGTCCCGGTCGCGCCTCTCGCCGCCTTCCTGCTGATCCTGCCGAGATTCTATACATGA
- the tsf gene encoding translation elongation factor Ts gives MAEITAAAVKDLREKSGAGMMDCKKALTETGGDMTAAIDWLRAKGLASAAKKSSRTAAEGLVGVEVSGTKGAAVEVNSETDFVAKNAQFQTFVRDVTSVALELGDSIETIKATSLGEKTVEETLTNNIATIGENQNIRRAKRLEVTSGAVVPYVHNAAAPGLGKIGVLVALESEAGADVLEPLGKQIAMHIAAAFPLALNEEDLDPEVIERERAIATEKAAESGKPADIVAKMVEGGIAKYRKENALVSQLLVMDGKTKISDVVANAAKAAGKPIKLVDYVRFQLGEGIEKEASDFAAEVAAASGVKQPA, from the coding sequence ATGGCCGAGATCACGGCAGCAGCGGTGAAGGATCTGCGCGAAAAGAGCGGCGCGGGCATGATGGATTGCAAGAAGGCGCTGACCGAAACCGGTGGCGACATGACGGCGGCGATCGATTGGCTGCGCGCCAAGGGCCTCGCTTCGGCAGCCAAGAAGTCCAGCCGCACCGCGGCCGAGGGCCTGGTCGGCGTCGAGGTGTCGGGCACCAAGGGTGCGGCGGTCGAGGTGAATTCCGAGACCGATTTCGTCGCCAAGAATGCGCAGTTCCAGACGTTCGTTCGTGACGTGACCTCGGTCGCGCTCGAACTGGGCGATTCGATCGAGACGATCAAGGCGACCTCGCTGGGCGAGAAGACCGTCGAGGAAACGCTGACCAACAACATCGCGACGATCGGCGAGAACCAGAACATCCGCCGCGCCAAGCGCCTGGAAGTGACGTCGGGCGCGGTCGTGCCCTATGTCCACAACGCCGCTGCACCGGGCCTGGGCAAGATCGGCGTGCTCGTCGCACTTGAGAGCGAAGCGGGCGCGGACGTGCTCGAGCCGCTCGGCAAGCAGATCGCGATGCACATCGCGGCCGCTTTCCCGCTGGCGCTGAACGAGGAAGACCTGGATCCGGAAGTGATCGAGCGCGAGCGCGCGATCGCCACCGAAAAGGCCGCCGAGAGCGGCAAGCCTGCCGACATCGTCGCCAAGATGGTCGAAGGCGGCATTGCCAAGTATCGCAAGGAGAATGCGCTGGTCAGCCAGCTGCTGGTGATGGACGGCAAGACCAAGATCTCCGACGTCGTCGCCAATGCGGCGAAGGCAGCGGGCAAGCCGATCAAGCTGGTCGACTATGTCCGCTTCCAGCTCGGCGAGGGCATCGAGAAGGAAGCCTCCGATTTCGCGGCTGAAGTCGCCGCCGCTTCGGGTGTCAAGCAGCCGGCCTGA
- the pssA gene encoding CDP-diacylglycerol--serine O-phosphatidyltransferase, whose amino-acid sequence MRRPLPRVRRGLPLRAVAPNAVTALALCCGLTGIRFGISGDFEIAVTMIMLAGVLDGLDGRIARMLHGESRFGAELDSLADAISFGVSPALILYLWSLKDLPRIGWLCALVLAVFCALRLARFNAQIDLEEQPHKSAGFLTGVPAPAGAALAMLPLFFWVWTGEPVFRSPYLVAPWVALMATLMISSVATFSWGSLKLRRNIRFEALAVVVLLGAAVISAPWHTVSALCVVYILSIPFSIASYARIKRLRGAPAGVAVPGGPAGQGVDP is encoded by the coding sequence ATGAGGCGGCCGTTACCCCGGGTCCGGCGCGGGCTTCCGTTGCGCGCCGTGGCGCCGAATGCCGTCACCGCCCTGGCTTTGTGCTGTGGGCTGACCGGGATTCGTTTCGGTATTTCCGGCGATTTCGAGATCGCGGTCACGATGATCATGCTGGCGGGCGTGCTCGATGGGCTCGACGGGCGGATCGCCCGGATGCTGCACGGCGAGAGTCGCTTCGGTGCGGAACTCGATTCGCTCGCCGACGCGATTTCATTTGGCGTGTCTCCGGCACTGATCCTGTATCTGTGGTCGCTGAAGGATCTGCCGCGTATCGGTTGGCTTTGCGCCCTCGTTCTGGCGGTATTCTGCGCACTGAGGCTCGCGAGATTCAATGCTCAGATCGATCTGGAGGAGCAGCCGCACAAATCGGCCGGCTTCCTCACCGGGGTACCCGCCCCGGCTGGAGCTGCGCTGGCGATGCTACCATTGTTCTTCTGGGTCTGGACCGGCGAGCCGGTGTTTCGCTCGCCCTATCTCGTCGCGCCCTGGGTCGCTCTGATGGCGACATTGATGATATCGAGCGTTGCGACGTTTTCCTGGGGATCGCTCAAGTTGCGGCGTAATATCCGGTTCGAGGCACTGGCAGTGGTGGTCCTGCTCGGTGCCGCGGTCATCTCCGCGCCCTGGCACACCGTGTCCGCGTTATGCGTCGTTTATATTCTGTCGATTCCGTTCAGCATCGCCAGCTATGCGCGCATCAAGCGGCTGCGCGGTGCGCCGGCCGGGGTTGCGGTGCCAGGCGGACCCGCGGGGCAGGGCGTCGATCCCTGA
- a CDS encoding phosphatidylserine decarboxylase produces the protein MASLDNSPTGKPPVKWRFPEMHTEGRKYVMIALAITLLCTWLISKVLFWPLLGVTAWVVVFFRDPVRVTPHGDDLIVAPADGLITMIERVAVPRELAGENGLGDVPLVRVSIFMSVFDVHINRTPIAGTIRQVVYISGKFLNADLDKASDENERQHIVVEGKDGRRVGFTQIAGLVARRILGFVKPGDMVATGQRVGLIRFGSRVDVFLPDDVACQVCLGQRSVAGETVLGRVGGGVPSGISQ, from the coding sequence ATGGCATCCCTAGACAATTCGCCGACCGGCAAGCCGCCGGTCAAATGGCGCTTCCCCGAAATGCATACGGAGGGGCGCAAATACGTGATGATCGCGCTGGCGATCACGCTGTTGTGCACCTGGCTGATCTCCAAGGTACTGTTCTGGCCGCTGCTCGGCGTGACGGCCTGGGTGGTCGTGTTCTTCCGCGATCCGGTGCGCGTGACGCCGCACGGCGACGATCTGATCGTCGCGCCGGCCGACGGGCTGATCACGATGATCGAGCGCGTGGCCGTCCCGCGCGAACTGGCCGGCGAGAATGGTCTGGGCGACGTACCTTTGGTGCGCGTGTCGATCTTCATGTCGGTGTTCGACGTGCACATCAACCGTACGCCGATCGCGGGAACGATCCGGCAGGTCGTCTATATCTCCGGCAAATTCCTCAATGCCGATCTCGACAAGGCATCGGACGAGAATGAGCGCCAGCACATCGTGGTCGAGGGCAAGGACGGGCGACGCGTGGGCTTCACGCAGATCGCCGGGCTGGTCGCGCGGCGCATCCTGGGGTTCGTCAAGCCGGGCGACATGGTCGCGACCGGGCAGCGTGTCGGGCTGATCCGCTTCGGCAGCCGCGTCGACGTATTCCTGCCCGACGACGTCGCGTGCCAAGTGTGCCTGGGCCAGCGCAGCGTTGCGGGCGAAACGGTGCTGGGCCGGGTCGGCGGCGGGGTGCCGAGTGGTATCTCGCAGTGA
- a CDS encoding NADP-dependent isocitrate dehydrogenase — protein MAKIKVKTPVVEIDGDEMTRIIWQWIRERLILPYLDIDLIYFDLGIQKRDETDDRITVDSAKAIQKYGVGVKCATITPDEQRVEEFGLKKMWKSPNGTIRNILGGVVFREPIVIKNVPRLIPSWTHPIVVGRHAFGDQYRATDYKVPGPGKLRLVFEGDDGTIIDEEVFQFPSAGVAMAMYNLDDSIRDFARASMHYGLNLKWPVYLSTKNTILKAYDGRFKDIFAEVFEAEFKDKFKEAGIVYEHRLIDDMVASALKWNGEFVWACKNYDGDVQSDQVAQGFGSLGLMTSVLLTPDGKTVEAEAAHGTVTRHFRMHEQGKATSTNPIASIFAWTGGLKYRGKFDGTPEVTEFAELLERVCVQTVENGHMTKDLAILIGPEQPWMTTEQFFEQVRVNLETAMGARA, from the coding sequence ATGGCGAAGATCAAGGTTAAGACGCCTGTCGTGGAGATCGACGGCGACGAGATGACGCGGATCATCTGGCAGTGGATCCGCGAGCGCCTGATCCTCCCCTATCTCGATATCGACCTGATCTATTTCGATCTCGGCATCCAGAAGCGCGACGAGACGGACGACAGGATCACCGTAGACAGCGCCAAGGCGATCCAGAAATACGGCGTCGGCGTGAAGTGCGCGACGATCACCCCGGACGAGCAGCGCGTCGAGGAATTCGGCCTCAAGAAGATGTGGAAGTCGCCCAACGGCACGATCCGCAACATCCTGGGCGGCGTGGTGTTCCGCGAACCGATCGTGATCAAGAACGTCCCTCGCCTGATCCCGAGCTGGACCCACCCGATCGTGGTCGGCCGCCATGCGTTCGGCGATCAGTATCGCGCGACCGATTACAAGGTGCCCGGCCCCGGCAAGCTGCGCCTGGTGTTCGAGGGCGATGACGGCACGATCATCGACGAGGAGGTGTTTCAGTTCCCGAGCGCCGGCGTCGCGATGGCGATGTACAATCTCGACGATTCGATCCGCGATTTCGCCCGCGCCTCGATGCATTACGGCCTCAACCTGAAATGGCCGGTCTATCTCAGCACCAAGAACACGATCCTGAAGGCCTATGACGGCCGCTTCAAGGACATCTTCGCCGAGGTCTTCGAGGCCGAATTCAAGGACAAGTTCAAAGAAGCGGGCATCGTCTACGAACATCGCCTGATCGACGACATGGTCGCATCGGCGCTGAAGTGGAACGGCGAGTTCGTGTGGGCGTGCAAGAATTACGACGGTGACGTGCAGTCGGATCAGGTCGCGCAGGGCTTCGGCTCGCTCGGCCTGATGACGTCGGTGCTGCTGACCCCGGACGGCAAGACCGTCGAGGCCGAAGCCGCGCACGGCACCGTCACGCGCCACTTCCGCATGCACGAACAGGGCAAGGCGACTTCGACCAACCCGATCGCCTCGATCTTCGCCTGGACCGGTGGCCTGAAATATCGCGGCAAGTTCGACGGCACGCCGGAAGTGACCGAGTTCGCCGAACTGCTGGAGCGCGTCTGCGTCCAGACGGTCGAGAACGGCCACATGACCAAGGATCTCGCGATCCTGATCGGCCCGGAACAGCCCTGGATGACCACGGAGCAGTTCTTCGAACAGGTCCGCGTCAACCTCGAAACCGCGATGGGCGCGCGCGCCTGA